From one Lycium barbarum isolate Lr01 chromosome 6, ASM1917538v2, whole genome shotgun sequence genomic stretch:
- the LOC132599654 gene encoding uncharacterized protein LOC132599654 — MKYWKSGDMKKLLWWSTWSTYEEDFKDQLSALGELPENATKDLLKHPLKGWCRDYMDTVCKNQMVDNNFIESFNSWVLQLRGKPMLRILEETRLKIMNRLREKEDEARSWTTNYSPYCMKLFTAHMMIANLCNIDFNGKDGYEVSEGDDRHIVIPVQKKCTCRSWQLTGIPCPYAIKALLHQKIDPMNEINWWYSKKAYLLTYGTKLLPVRGEKFWKVLPEHKMAPLDIVKTDGRPKVQRTREKDAAI; from the coding sequence ATGAAATACTGGAAGTCAGGTGACATGAAGAAACTTCTATGGTGGTCTACTTGGAGTACTTATGAGGAGGATTTTAAGGACCAGTTGAGTGCACTTGGTGAATTGCCAGAGAATGCTACCAAGGACCTTCTTAAGCATCCATTAAAAGGATGGTGTAGAGATTATATGGACACTGTTTGTAAAAATCAGATGGTGGATAACAACTTTATCGAGTCCTTCAATTCATGGGTACTACAACTAAGAGGTAAGCCTATGTTGAGAATACTTGAGGAGACTAGACTTAAGATAATGAATAGGCTGAGAGAAAAGGAAGATGAGGCAAGGTCATGGACCACAAATTACAGTCCATATTGCATGAAGTTGTTTACTGCCCACATGATGATAGCAAACTTGTGTAATATTGATTTTAATGGTAAGGATGGGTATGAAGTGTCTGAGGGTGATGATAGGCACATAGTGATTCCGGTACAAAAGAAATGCACCTGCAGATCTTGGCAGCTGACTGGCATCCCATGCCCCTATGCCATCAAGGCATTGTTGCACCAAAAGATTGATCCTATGAATGAAATTAATTGGTGGTACAGCAAGAAAGCCTACTTGTTGACATATGGGACGAAGCTGCTACCTGTTAGAGGGGAGAAATTCTGGAAAGTGTTACCAGAACATAAAATGGCCCCACTTGATATTGTGAAGACTGATGGCAGACCTAAGGTTCAAAGAACTAGAGAAAAGGATGCAGCAATTTAA